Genomic window (Arachis hypogaea cultivar Tifrunner chromosome 13, arahy.Tifrunner.gnm2.J5K5, whole genome shotgun sequence):
gtacttccaagactaatgtgaaaaggtatggacttaaggatgatccctggtgtaatcctataccaatagggaattcctccgtcacaccaccttgagtcttcacactagttgtggccccatcatacatgtctttaattgcccgaatatatgcgatccttactctcctcttttctaaaaccttccataagacctcacttagtaccctatcatacgctttttccaaatcaacaaacaccatatgtagatcccttttattaatatgatacctctccatcatccttcttaataggtatatcgcttcagtagtagatcttcctggcataaatccaaattggttctctgttacttgtgtctcttttctcaacctccgttttatcaccctttcccataacttcataatatgactcataagcttaatccctctatagtttccgcaactttgtatatcccccttaatcttgtagataggtactaaGGTGCTCTTTTTCCACTCattaggcatcttctttgaccttaaaatctcattaaaaagcttggttaatcaactgatgcctttttctccaagactcttccaaacctcaatcgggatattatcaggtcctactaccctgccatttttcatctgctttagagcctcttttacctcgaagtctcgaatccttcgatagtaatcaaagttttgatcttctttccttgtgcataatcgaccaaggctcgaaagagtcttctgtccctcattaaataactcgtagaagtagctcttccacctttcattaatcttctcctcttgagccaacacctctccattcttattctttatgcacttaacctgatccaaatctctggTTCTTCTTTTCTGGCTCtctgcgattctatatatacctttttctccttctttcatgCCCAAAGACTAGTAGAGACTCTCAtatgctattgtttttgcttcacttacagccacttttgtctctttcttagtcgccttatatttttttcaattatctgcattgcggcataaagaccactctttaaaacattccctttttatttttatcttttcttgtatactcgcattccaccaccaggacttcTTGTCtattggtcctattcctttagattcaccaaaactttttttagctgttcttctaataacttctgacatctccctccacatctcttccgcgcttccattcccatcccactttgcctcttcttctACCCGTCTTagaaagcttctttgttcctcacctttcatccgccaccacctcgtccttgggttcttcgtatgatgtcttttcctcaacttttgcttaacgcgaaaatccatgacgagcaccctatgttgtgttgtcaaactctctaccggtataattttacagttaatgcaaaatttctggtcgactctcctcaacaagaagaagtcgatttgagagcttttcatgccactcttataggttataagatgttcgtctctctttttaaaacatgtatttgcgataaGAAGATCAAAGGTCGAGGAAAAgttcaaaatagttttaccctcggcattgatcatcCCGAAagcatggcctccgtgaatactcctatatccagtcacttctctcccaacatggccatttaaatctcctcctaagaaaatcttatctcccaaaggtatgccttgaaccaaactctctagatcctcccaaaaccttatcttgtgttgttcgtttgaacccacttgcggtgcataggcgctaatcacatggaaagcacctccctccaccacaagtttgatagagatgatccgatctcccaccctcttgacatccactacgtccttctttcactgcttatccacaattattctaACCCCATtcttattcttcacctttcctgtataccaaagtttgaaaccagaagtatccaactccctagcttttgcaccaacccatttcgtttcttgtaagcacataatgttaatcttccttcttgtcatgaaaagaaaaatataataataaaaaatataattataaataattaacaataataataataaaatatctatGTATTTTTTCTGTAAgatagacacaaaatacactaattcaatgtCCGTGGATACAATATTTTTGTCCATATCTCATTTATAAAACACGATTTTATGTTTCTATCTTAGTATCTCGTGCctgtaaatcctaaaccctaaacaaatgCAGTCTAAGATACCAATAAGTGTTatattaaatagtttaattaaatacCTTtgcctaaaaaatatttttatgtgagTAATTATCAAAAACAATAGTCATTTAAAAATTCGAAAGAGGTGTTTATTCGTGTAATCTTCCCCAGTAAAAAAATTCCTAATTATTGTTAGTACTAAATTGCACTTTTTTTAGTACTAAATTGCACTTTTTAACGatataataataactaaaataaaatgcaTTGTAATCAAAGAGGGAATTAAACATTTTTTGTGGTATTGAGAAGATTAAATCTTATCCATCAAATATATATAAACCAGAAAATCGACCCAATTGGCTAATTAATTTGTGCCAACAGTTGATTTATTTTCGATTATAGCACATGGTGGTCCAAGCTTTCATAATTAATTCATGTCCACACCCACGGAATAAAATGATGAACTTATCTTGGTCTCATTTTTTTGTCTCATTCTTGAACTTTAATAAAAAGCAAAAAACCTCTTGTCAAGCAAAATCATTTTTCAGGTTTCAGATTAGTACACGAGTAGGCACCAAAAATATTAGTATACGAGTTTTATTGTTGTATATCACTATATTAATAATTTCATTCAACAACATTAAATTTGTATcactatttaaataataatgaGTTCTTTTTAAAAACATACAAAAGAATATGATCAGATGTTTATATAATTCATGTGTTCTACATTAAAGATACATACAAGTTACGAATACGAGAGACTCCAGTTTTAGCTTGTAACTGTTGACATGTTGATCAGTATACAAAAGGTTGATTTCAGAAAAATGTTTCCTAGGCAAAATGCATGGTGTGCTTTGAGAATAGGATGCGTCATATGCACTAGTGAGGAATTGTGGAATATTGCAAAGCCCATAACATACactaactgttttttttttttcatatcaaTGGTTGAATATTTTTGTACGTGCAGCACTATCGTTGAAATTTTAATATTCTATATAATGAAAAATTGAAATATATGTTTTTCTTATTAAGGTTAAGGACATGATAgatttgtgttttaatttttaatctttaatcttttttgttttagaattttataaaaaaaatataataaaatcagatatgtaattttacttttttttttgtaaagtatactttttgtccttgaagtttggcaaaaatttttaaaaaatatctttaagttttattttgttttaattttgtcccaaaagttttttatttgcataAAAAATACCTCAAcggctaaatttaaaaaatttaaaattaatctaataataatacatgaaaattatgcttgatttgcttgtgttgagggttgttcttatgcaATTATTATTGAAATggtgttaaattttttaaaaaattagccgtcagggttatatttgatacaaatcgaaaacttttgggacaaaattgaaacaaaataaaacttaaaattatttttaaaatttttgtcaaattttaggaACAAAAtgtatactttaccctttttttttatataattctaaAGACACTACtaaaaaactagttattacatACAGATATTTCCAACGAATTTTATCCTACGAAAATACCgacaaaattttaaagaaattttttgtcaaaaaacaaaaaaatgaattagcataaattatagaaaaaaaatccgtcgataattcaaTCAAAATATCtaatgatagaaaaaaaataacatgtgaaaaatcagtttatgaaaataacaataacaataatattagaaaaataaaaaaatttaaatttattttatttaatatttattaattttagtaataattaataaattttaattatttttattaattttttttattatcaaatattttctaaTAAGGTGTTCCGTGGATATATTTAGTTACCTAACTCCTACTGAGATCAATAATGAGCAAGATTCTTGCTTCATGATACTCATGTCATGTGAACAATGACTGCACTGCATGCATGGCAGTAAAATGGACATTCCACTGAACCCTACTTCTTTGACTAATTGACTCATCCAATAACAAACCGGGCAAAGTCAACATATGATTGATGCTAGGTTTTGATTAGCATATTGTCTATACTCTATACTCTAcccatggatctcatcaaatcaATAACTCACTTTTAACCATTGCTCTCAATTCCTATGAACTTTGACCTAAATCGCCTAATAACCAATCTTCATTTCCTTTTAAGTGAAGGGATTACAATCAACCAaagaatattttagaaagataaataTAGAAGTCAAATATACaagattttatgttaaaaatgatCAACAACAattctttcaaataaaatttcaaatgcCATACAAGCATTATTATCGAAGAAGATAATAATGCATATgactaataatatttaatttagttaggtttaaaaaaatcaactatcaaattaattatttacaaataatacatattaaaaatataaaatacacattaaaaatttaaaagttatatatatttatatataaatatattataataaatttagtatttgatttttttacgtacaattaatatttttgtatttattttaatatttatatgcaAGTATCATATGTGTAAgtggtatatatatatgtaggGCAAAgggaaaaaatagaaataatattacATGCAATTAATGTGCACTAAAAAATTTAACTacacattaaattaattatttgtataaaatatatattaaaaataaattaaatataaatatttatatataaatatatgataattaatttttaatgtacctGATCTCTTAATTATTGTGTTGGTAATCAGTTTATCGGAGTGAAAATACTATACATCAGAAAAAGTAATTAGTATCGTTCTTAATATAAGTGTTGTTCTTCAATAATACAATATTATGAATAATATATGATAAATAGTTTAGGCAACCATATATTTAATTAGGTGCATGATGACTAATGATTACGATAGTTATtcagtattattaaaattaaaataataatttaattatttagtattttttaacgtaaaaaataattattaaaatataaaaaatataactttaattttaataattcacaaaaatttaaatattgttaATAATTTCTGTAGTCTCTATGATAATAAGTACCATAGATTCCGCGGTTTATCGTATTCGAATTAACTTGATTAATTCAGTTTCTTCgtccttttcttttttcattttggtAATGTTCAATTAAGTTGTTATTAATTAGTGGATGTGTAGATGTTGGTCcgtgaaaagaaaaatgagctgcAATCTTCAATCACGGTAGTcctttttttctggatgaaacTTTATGCAGAAAATAGTGCAGACAATTGGCTCTGGATAACTGAGCCCacgtatattatttatttatttatttatttctgtctTCAAATATTCATCAAGTTTCTATTTGGCCTAAAGCCTAAGTTGCATAGGAGAAAGCAATTCTCAGAGAGTTTGTTTGAAGTTTCTGCTATGTGCATCATATATCTTTGTTTAGTAATAATTTGCCTTTGTCCGTGTCCTATTCTTTGGCTGGGTTTGTTTATAGATATAGAATATTGAGATATAAAATCGTATTTGACattaatgtattttgtatttattaaaaagatacaaaaatattaataaaagatataatttattttttattttttattatttttgttaattttttataattatattttttattattatatttttaatctcaaaatttttaattaaaaaaatttaaattttcataatttattttagtttatcaccaaataaaatacaaaaatacaaaattttatgtatttatattttatgtcttattcaatatgttttgttttattctattctcagaaacaaacgtaactttttttttaagtaaactaTCAAAATAATGTTAGAAAGTTTGTGTTgttgataaaataaattttaaaagataataaaaataaataaacacatgAAGATTTTAATAAATGATCAAAAGaactatatattaaatatattttgaaaaaaaatttgaaaatcaaaatttaatgtaaatttttgcaatcataattaaaaaaacaaaatttaaaaaaattattgtgaatgactacatttttttaaaaaataaaaatataaagattaaattttactctaaattttttttgtgtacgttctaaatatttattcaaatgttgCTACAAAATTTTAGATCTAATAGATAAACTgtttgataaatataaaatttttttgttacttataaaaaaatataatatttattatttatcatttaGCGATTATTTTGTTGATAATACTCTTCAGACTATTTTGTGAGCGATTGAATTTTTCAAATATCCTATTGATAGTTTagagcttgtttgggtgagcttataagaaaagatctttttcgaGTTATCTCCTTTTAAAAAATCgtgtgaaaaagtaaaagtaattttatatttagatatctcatgcaaaaagatctttttatctatcaattatgtttgggtataacaatataaaagtatttttttatttgtttattacataaaaaatatcttttcaaaaaaaagattttttaaaaaaatttcaaaaaaagatgtttttttttttatttttctaatacttttatttttactattagaaatttgctaaacacgttaaaaaataaaaaaaaaatctttttctattaAAATAATAACGTCCAAACaaatacttaaattttttttatttatattttgggtGTGAGAAAGTTTTGCTTCATTCTCAATAAACATTATTTACAATAGCACTTATAAAAAAATTGGATTCTCtcgattatttatcttatttgataGATTAGATTATTTTTTGGTGATTATTGATAGATTAGAGTATaatttcttattatatattttataaataaaattaaaaaataaaagataaaaaattatattttatattcttaatcgacaaaaaaaatattctccATTTAAAAGTGTGTATTTGAATTGTTGTTTGTCAATTGAAATTTGATTGAAAGTAattttatagaattgattttgaataaaaataagtttgtgtcatgatttatgtttgacaattttattttaaaattaattttgataaaataaatattatttgaataatattagttaaaataactgtttagatagataattactaaaaagaatatgatattaaattatcatattttttatgtatgtttaatttttttgatattttctaatatatttttcatataatatatttttagtactcttttttagtatgttataatttttcactgttattattatttatggttaattttttgtttaatttttttatttaataggttaataaattatattataaaaaaataataataaatataatacacaaaaatcacaattataaaaatatatcatataaaaagttaataaaaataaaaataataaataataaaaaaagaactcatataaaaaaataacaaaaattctaTAAATCTTAcaataatatgtataaataataaacataaatgacTAAAAATCTGTTAGTGAAATGCAAAATTTAAGAGTTGTTGATTCTTATAAACatgattttgaaagaaaaaaattagtcaaataaaaaattaaaacttttaaaaaattgaaacgtattttttttcttccaacACATTTATCAAACACATTCTAAATAGTTTATCAAAAGAACTTTCAATTACAACGTTTTTAAAATAATCTATCTTGTTATGAAATAcatttaaaaactttattatgtaaattctctttttttttttttataaatccaGGTGTCACTGCCCTGGTCTAACTAATAATGAGGATGCACATGATGAATAAACCATGTCAGTAGTAACATCATCACTAGCTACCGTTTCCGTTTAACCCTATCCCTCTTCATTTTAAGAGCTTCTACGACGCATCATCATGTAACAACTTCATCCTTCACTTTTGTCTTGCCATTACCTCTCCATGCTAATTGctaagattcaaatttcaatgaTAATTGGAAACCGATTAGCTGCCAAATAATCATAtcatctctctctctatatatatatattgcagaaTTGAAACTAACTTTGAAACACCTTCAAACCAATGCAATATAggcagtttatttatttattttagagtaTTCATCTTATATTGTAAGATGTTATTGCCTTTGAATATAGTAGGCACATTTAAGAGGATAGATATTAGTCACGAACTTTGAAAAGGTTCCAAATTCAATCATAAAGACTGCGATAATATTAGAAAGACagacaaaaaaaaactaaaactattaAATTTTGACTGTTTTGGCTTtttgttttaagaaaaaaaaaataccccaaatgtaatttttagttaaatattttaatttttaataaattttaattattaccaATCAAGtccttaaatttttattttgttagacaAATTAATCTTTATACTAAATCATTCGTTTATATAAAAGAactgataatataattttaaaaacttttaagaatttatatatatttattaaataaatgatAGAGATTGATTCgtctaaatttttattaaaatttgatgcaAGACCAATGTCTAAcaatataaaaagttaaagattgatttactaattaaaatttgttattagaTTATTGAActacccaattaaaaaaaaaaaagatgaaatttcTCACTTCACCCCAATACAAGTAATTTGGCAACAATTTAAATATAAGTAAACCGTAAACATAGCCCTAGACACTTTATTTTGCTAAGACTACTAGATaagcatgcatatatataatacTATATGGTTTTTCATACTCACAATTTAAACAAAAACCTAATAGCTAGTAAACATTTATTTTTCATAAGTGGTGCTAGCTagctaaatataatatatataatataattaataattaaaaggcAGTAGCaattaattaagtttaattagtttgaataagaaattaaattaaagacatGAAGAAGTAGTAGCTAGCAGAAAGGAGCCCTATGAGGAGCACCTTTTCGCCTGCTACCGAGAGAATGGAAGAAGCCATTGGACTTGGACTTGGTCTTGGTCTTGTTCTTGTTCCTATTGGCTTCACTTGAAATTACGGAATTACTGGCTGTGGCATCTGTGTTGGAGCAAGAGCCATTGGGGGCAAATTGGGTATTATCTTCATCAACTAGCTCCGAACTACTATCCACTCTCAGACCCTCGAACTGCGAAAACGAGAAATCTGATTCATCGAATCGATGCAAAATGCTCGACAACCTTTCACCCTCATACACCATGTGATCAAcctgcatattttttattttatattttttaaatacattcATCACTCTCtaaattttcttctttcttattattttaagttGCTGTCACATTTGGACTTTGAGAAAAAAATTTCTCAACATAGATTGTAAAAAATTAGAACTATGAAAACAAACTATTATAAATTGTAAAAATTATGGAAAGAATTATAATTattaagtataaaaaaaatatataatatatttattaaaatcaaCCATTAAACTTACTGAAACACTAATATTCcagttatatttaaaatttttccaaaaattttctatgaatttatttaaatgttgattgattgattgattataCACATGAATTTCAGTTAATATAGATAATACTATATCTCATGTTGctatatatcaatttttttatgcaaagatcatgagaaaaaaaaataggtgTTGAAAATGACTTGAAACTTGAAATAGGGGTAAAAAGAATTGCTTTATGTGTCTATTTACCAGAAGAAGAaatttccttttccatcattaaTTTTCTCATGCCGTGAGAAAGGTGCTTTTTTAATTGATCATCGTTTTCCCAAGCACTTTATGGTTGAGAGACTTGAGAAATTTATAATGATATTAAAAATTGTAGcagtatttttcttgtttttttcttctcACAAGTCATAACCACATAAACAACCATTCAAAGTGAGACAGGTGGTCTTAATTAAGAAACCTAGCTATCATAGGGTAGCATAACGTTAATCGATGTATGCAACAGCACACAACACATGGTACTTTTCAatgtagaaaaatataataaaattccgTTGGTACTTGTTAGCATTATAagggtttttttttcctttgctaAAGAAtaactatttaattaaaaataaataaataattttgctAGGTTAATATTCAaatgtttaattaataaataatttgatcttttaaaaaaataaacatcccaaattaattttaaaagagtgATTGTTGTATTGATTAAAAGATGATATATGTGATAAAatgtttaattgaaaaagaaaattaattttagaaatgaTTTTGACTAAATAGTATTACTAATAGTGGCAATGATATAGAAGCATTAAAAACGAAACAGGATAGATGTTGAATTGACCAGTAATTTGTTTTGAGGGAGAGAGAAGAggccaaaggagaaaaagaaagaaagaaagagagagagagagagacatggAAATGAGACAAAAGAAAGGTTCGGACCTTGCATGAGAGAGAACAGAAGTGGAAGGGGTCCTGAAGAATCCTGTCACAAGAGCAGCAAGAGTTGCCAGTGCCACCTCTGCATGATGACCTTGACTGTGCCCTCTCATTCAAGAATATCACTTTCGCCCCATTAATCGTGTATGGCTGCATTTCATTAGTAGTTTTTCTTTTATGTTAATCTCACCCTCTTCATAAATCAAATTTCTTCTTTTCATTTCTTCTATAATTCATATTAAATGTATTCAACAATAACTCATGTTAGCTAGTAAATGAGTTTAGTTAATTTAACAATGTTAAAGAAGAattattgaaattttaattttttatatttttaatacacttcactatatttaatacattaaaagCATACAAATTTAATATTCACTCTTTTTCATATGAGGTATCTCTTTTTAACTTAAATACTTAATAGAAATATTAAAACAATCattcaattttattaaaaatataaaattattcagaatactattttctctttccattaattatttatttagccTATGTTTGCTTTCTATTTAATAATAAATGACATAAACAGcacttaatttataataaaaataataataaagagacaATTACTATAAGATGAAGAGAGTACTATCTAGTGCTCTTAACTATAAGAGAGTATATCAACAAATCAAATATGTTACATATTAACCAAAAGATTACGAGTCATCCAATTTTTCTCATAAAAAATAGGCAAAACTTAGttattatttctaaaatattttaatatagtattggatattatatttttgtaattgaatCTAACTAATATACAATGATAATCTCAAacccaaattaaatattttaaaagttaaagaAGTAAATTAAATCTTTACTAACTTAAACTACTcttgaaaaaaaaacatatattcttataatttttattaataacttaACAAATATGAAATATCCCTTATTAGAACTACCTGAATATTGGAGCAATCAATGAGCTTTTCAAGATCACCCAATCGAACCACGTCATGGTAGACATACCTTCTCACCTGAGGAACATACATGCACTTCAATTATTGTGAAACACATTATTAATTAATTGGTCAATGCTCATTCTACTCATTCATGCAGCTTATAGAGCAAAGGGAATACCTCaaatgttttttctttttattatgattattattacagAACTTCTGGGAAGAGAATTGGTCATCTAGTAGAGTAATATATATTCCAACTTACTTTAATTAGTAATGGAAATTTACGAGATCACAAGAAAGAGAATTCAATtgaggaataataataataataataattaaataagagGAGTAAGAATTGAGTCAAAGTTTCGCTTTCAAATGAAAGTAACAGGTGAGGAAGCATCGCAGGGGGGAAATGGATAAAAAAAGAGATTTTCTTGTTCCATTAACGGGAAAGAAACCAAAATCTATAAAAAGGGGGGGAAGTTAGGGCAATTGAAAGAGAAAACCCTAAATTGAGAAAACCTGGAGGAGAGGGTGGTGGTGTGGGTGGAGAGGGAGGCAGTGAGGGCAGAGGGAGAGGCAGCAGCGGAGGCAAAGGACGTTCTTGTCGTTCTTTCGGAGGTTCTGGTGGGCCCCACACTCACCGAAGAATCTCTCTCCCATAAGCTTCGATAGCCATGCAGGCACAGCTTCCTCTTCTTGCTCTtgctccatcatcatcatcattctcttcTCATCATCCCTCaccataattaataataatattataattaaagaaGGGAGTGTGAGTGTGGGTGTGTTTTTATTTATAGAGAAGCAGAGTGTCGATGAGGTTCCAGAATGTGTGTTGTCGTTTCTTGAAAAGAGCGGGAATTGAAGGACAGCACAGCAGTGCGTACTAACAATTCTTTTTCTACGCTCATCACCTCCACTCCACTCCGCACCACCACTACTACCATATCAATCAATATATCATCCGCGCACACCTCCTTCTTATGTTGCAATCTTTTCTACTCCCAACAAATACTATTATTCTAGCCGAATATTTTTATACAGATGTTTGTTTTCCAATCAATGTTTAagaattattagatattaatttagttaaatttattaaattatttaataattttttaatattaattttatttaaaaacaattGTATATGATTTTTTATCATTGTGAATTCCTATACTCTATATACTGTTTATTATTTCCGTTTTGCTAAACACTCAACTACtatttttaaatcaatataaacttaataaaattttaggatttgaattagaatttaattttgatttattgataatgtaaaatattttatatagtcgtataattatatctatttttttagatgactcacgcaattaatgaaaataataattacttTTGATGATGTGATATTACGTAATTGAATTCACGTGTAAAATTATGTTATACTcaatagtatattaaaattaaattctttaaattCTTTAAATGATTAGAATTTGATACCTGatttattttacaataaactAATTGTCTCATAATAACATCTGTTAAT
Coding sequences:
- the LOC112792410 gene encoding protein RGF1 INDUCIBLE TRANSCRIPTION FACTOR 1 isoform X1 is translated as MVRDDEKRMMMMMEQEQEEEAVPAWLSKLMGERFFGECGAHQNLRKNDKNVLCLRCCLSLCPHCLPLHPHHHPLLQVRRYVYHDVVRLGDLEKLIDCSNIQPYTINGAKVIFLNERAQSRSSCRGGTGNSCCSCDRILQDPFHFCSLSCKVDHMVYEGERLSSILHRFDESDFSFSQFEGLRVDSSSELVDEDNTQFAPNGSCSNTDATASNSVISSEANRNKNKTKTKSKSNGFFHSLGSRRKGAPHRAPFC
- the LOC112792410 gene encoding protein RGF1 INDUCIBLE TRANSCRIPTION FACTOR 1 isoform X2, which encodes MVRDDEKRMMMMMEQEQEEEAVPAWLSKLMGERFFGECGAHQNLRKNDKNVLCLRCCLSLCPHCLPLHPHHHPLLQVRRYVYHDVVRLGDLEKLIDCSNIQPYTINGAKVIFLNERAQSRSSCRGGTGNSCCSCDRILQDPFHFCSLSCKFEGLRVDSSSELVDEDNTQFAPNGSCSNTDATASNSVISSEANRNKNKTKTKSKSNGFFHSLGSRRKGAPHRAPFC